Below is a window of Dictyostelium discoideum AX4 chromosome 1 chromosome, whole genome shotgun sequence DNA.
attatatatatcttaccttttcttcttttaatactgaaacattaatttttttaatagcaATAAATTCGTTTGGTTTTGCTTTATCTCTATACTTTCCAACAGTACTGAAACTTCCTCTTCCAATATCTTCAATATATTCAAATTGATTAGTATCAAAAACTGGTGCTTTTGTAAATAACTTATTGCATTCTGAAAAATTCTCTAAAGAAAGTTTAATAGCCATTTGGAGGTCTCTATCTTTGTCactataaatattattattattattattattattattattattattattattattattattattattattaatattattattattattactattatttaattcaacttcattctttttataatttgttgAATCTGTTTTAATTCTCTTATTACTATTATGATGATTGCTgacaaaattattattttttaattttttaaaaagatttttaaaggataaacaatcattaatccaatttgtaataatattgCGTTGTCGATAAATTCCAAATGATCACCtgtgattttattttgattaaacTTTTCAATAATAGCTATactgaaattattattagaaagcCATTTACAAACAGAGTCAATGTCCCATTCTTCATAATTTTCACATAACACAAATGACATGTTATTTATGTAAGATTCAAACCTGCTTTGACATCAAACATTGATCCATGTTTTGTTGATAGATTAATATAactaataacaatagtattatataaaatgaaaattattaaaaaataaaaatggtgtttttataagaaaaaatttggattgtagttaattttttaaaaaaaaaaacaccaaaaTATCTCAACACAGACTTAAGATTTTAAGTATGTgttgtggttttttttttttttaaattttgaaaatcttgatattttatatcttgttttttaaagaaaaaaaatggtgttttttaaaaaaaaaaaaaaaatgtaattttacCATCATCCCCAAAAAGCTTctctaataatttaataagtTCAGATAATGGTGTGGACATTTGATGaggataattataataataaaattaattttgaataaattaactttgaattaaataattagtgatttatatttttgataaaacaaaatatatattacttgaaatttaaaaaattgagtCATTCTGTTATTTTTTAAGTCAGTTTCTTAATATTTTAAgcttaaagatttaattatttgttttccCGCACctaaccaatttttttttttttttatttggatttaatttttaatttttaaaaaggtttATTATGTACGCGTGATATACAGCAACTTCCAGAATTGGTCGATTGCTTCAATTCCTTGTAGATTGGTGATATTTTTGTTACAATTAAAAAGGACAAGAACAATGTgaaaacttttaattatttttttattttctaaatttgttttttttttttttttttttatttatttctttctttctttctttctttctttctttctttctttctttatttatttatttttttaaaaaattaaggtTGATGTGAAAATATTGCAAAAAAAGATTCATAAAATGAGATAAATGATCACCCTCAATAAGATTGTTCACCAAATTGAAgctaaaaaaattgtttatccCACACCCaccctattttttttttttttttttttttttttttatttgtaaaaagtTGAATTAACAATTTAATCAAATGATATTTATTACTTATAAATATTGATGATACAAACTTATTCCAACTATGAATGATGATTGCTGAATTAAACTATTactatatatattaatttgatGGATTTTGGTTACCCAATCATGTTTCCTGTATTTTACATTGATTGCCAAAGGCTTTAGAACAAAATTGAGTGTCGAAGCAGCCCAATATAACCTAGAATATCCATTTATTGAAGTTGAGTGTCGAAGCGGCCCAATGTAACCGAGATAATCCATTTATCGAAGATGAGATtgagggttttttttttttttttttttaattattaaaaacaactAAAACCATTtaaccaaaataaattaaagatattcttacaataaaaaaaggcAATATGAaacttttatattatttatttcctaaatttgttttttttttttatttttttttatttttttttttttttatttatttatttaaagctaaaaaaagattcaaataCTGAGACATTTCATATGACACAATAAGATTGTTTATCAATCTGAAGTTATAATCATTGTTTATGTGGTATATTGAACACCTATATAGTTTCATTTAATACATCCCAATATTgtatcttcttttttttttttttaaagagtacccattaatgatgattgttcaattaaactattactattattattattactattattctACTTGAATATAATCTCTTTATCCatcattttgaaaaataatattattatttaattgaaattcattttattataattgtttgtcttaattttttttgtaaaaaattgttattattattactatttttattattattattattattattattattattattattattattattattattattattattattacattatATAATTGTTAATCATTGAGCACatatagaaaaaataaaaataaaaataaaaataaaaataaaaataaaaataaaaaaaattatttatctagtttattttttattttttaattttttaattttttttctttttttttttttttttaaaaactttaaaggCATTAAAAATCTGAGGTTACCTGTTAATAGATTCACATTTTGGTGCCAGACCagcaatatttaatttaatttttttaatttaaattttttttttttattttattttttttttttttttttatttattttttttttcacgagaaaaaaaaaaaaaaaaaaaaattaaaaataaaaaattaaattgtttttttttttccaacacACACACATAACCAATCATACTATTGttataatatctttttttttttttatagttctataaataaacacacacatataattttaaattctttttataaacatatatttttaaaaacatggTAGATACATCAAATCTTTTACCACAAACACCAAGACTTTTAAAAGTcccattaattattttaaatattatccTTTGGGTatgtattttaatttttttttttttttttttttaaaacaaaaactaaaaataaaaaaaaaaaaaaagataattgcaatattaaaaaataaataaataaataaaaaaaataaaataaaaaaatatattttaattaataatatcttaaaaaaaaaaaaaaaaaaatctttagaTTCTTGGTTTAGTTTTAGTTATTGTTGGTGGTATTTGTGTTAgctttttatcaaatttcaaaGATTTCACAAAAGCCAGTGATGCTAAATCAGCTCTTTCAAATCTTACAACCAGTATTCCAGCTGGTGTTTTAGTTATTGGTATCCTCTTTGTAATTTTCACTGTTGTTGGTTGTTTCGTTGCGTAAgtataccaataataataaattattattattattattattatttatttttattaacattttataaaataatatagttACAAAGAGAAATTAGTTGGTTTAGTAATCTATTGTGCAGTaatgttaattttattagttattttaattggtgttggtggtaaaGCTATAACATTACACAATGATGATATCATTAATGAAGTTGGTGGTGCTTGGGAACATGTTGCCAATGGTACAAAGAATAGCACCCTCACTCGTCTCGAAAATTTCTTAAAATGTTGTAAATGGTCAAACGTCTCAATAGACTCTTCAGATTTATGTCCAAAAGAtggtgataaaattaaatatgaaGGTCACTATTGTGGTGAAGCTTTAAGTGACCAATTCAGTTCAAAAATCTATGCTGTTGGTGCTGCTGGTTTAGCCATTGGTATCATTGAACTCGTTGCCATCCTTTTCTCATTATTCTTAATTATTCGTATTTGTCGTTCACCAAGAACTCGTTCATATgatcaatattaaataaataaataaaacaaaataaataaataatagtaataaaatcaaaaatttaaaaatatcaacaaaattaatttttttttttttttttttttctaaaaatagaaaaaaataaataaataaaaaatttaaaaaaataaaaaaaaaatacaaatatgcATCAAAACTGTttaattctctttttttttttttttttatttattttttatgagAACCAAAACcttgttttttgattttttttttttcagccTGTGGTTTcgatttctttaaataaacgtttattttttttaattttttttttttttttttttaattttttttattttttaattttttttttttattcacacTGTTTTTTTACATGTGAAACTATTGACcacaaatatttaaaaaaaaaaaaaaaaaaattaaaaactataataaaattgtaatatatatataaataaaatatggtAGAATATCTTCCTTCAACTCCACGTTATTTAAAAggtatgattattattattttattttttttgattgtttttttaattgattgttttttttttttttttttttttttttaatcacctttttctattttattctACTAATTTaagaaaaattttataatttactaatttattccaatttatatatatatgtatatataaagttccattaataatattaaatgtcATTCTTTGGGTAAAGTTTTTCCTGTTTTTTTAACACCATCATACCAggggcaaaaaaaaaaatttaaaaaaaaaaaaaaaaaaaaaaaaaaatccttaaagattttaatttatgaatataataataaattttattattattaattattaattataaattattattattattattattattattatttagttatTAGGATTAGTACTTGTTATTATTGGTGGAATTTGTGTTGGATTTTTTTCAAGATTTAAAGAGTTACAAGAAGTAGGAGGAGTTTCAGAATCAATAAAGAGTATATCGGTAT
It encodes the following:
- the tspA gene encoding tetraspanin family protein translates to MVDTSNLLPQTPRLLKVPLIILNIILWILGLVLVIVGGICVSFLSNFKDFTKASDAKSALSNLTTSIPAGVLVIGILFVIFTVVGCFVAYKEKLVGLVIYCAVMLILLVILIGVGGKAITLHNDDIINEVGGAWEHVANGTKNSTLTRLENFLKCCKWSNVSIDSSDLCPKDGDKIKYEGHYCGEALSDQFSSKIYAVGAAGLAIGIIELVAILFSLFLIIRICRSPRTRSYDQY